One Micromonospora craniellae genomic region harbors:
- a CDS encoding NAD(P)H-quinone oxidoreductase, whose amino-acid sequence MRAIVIAEPGGPEVLSWDEVPDPEPGPDEVIIDVRASAVNRADLLQRQGHYPPPPGAPAYPGLECSGVVSATGADVSGWRVGDEVCALLAGGGYAERVAVPAGQLLPVPAGVDLVDAAALPEVACTVWSNVVQVARLSAGETLLVHGGGSGIGTFAIQLGTALGATVVATARAAKHPRLRELGAVHLVDYREQDFVEEVRRITDGRGADVVLDIMGASYLGRNVAALAPDGRLVVIGMQGGRKAELDLAALLVKRGTVAATALRSRPLDQKAAIVRGVRDEVWPLVEADRVHPVVDRRLPITEVAQAHRLVESNEHLGKVLLTVG is encoded by the coding sequence ATGCGTGCGATCGTCATTGCCGAGCCCGGTGGGCCAGAGGTGCTGAGCTGGGACGAGGTGCCCGATCCTGAGCCGGGGCCGGATGAGGTGATCATCGACGTGCGGGCCAGTGCGGTGAACCGGGCCGATCTGCTGCAACGGCAGGGGCACTATCCGCCGCCGCCGGGCGCGCCCGCGTACCCGGGATTGGAATGCTCGGGTGTGGTGAGCGCCACCGGTGCGGACGTCTCCGGGTGGCGGGTCGGTGACGAGGTCTGCGCGTTGCTGGCCGGCGGCGGGTACGCGGAGCGGGTGGCCGTGCCGGCGGGGCAGCTGCTGCCGGTGCCGGCGGGGGTGGACCTGGTCGACGCCGCCGCGCTGCCCGAGGTGGCGTGCACGGTCTGGTCGAACGTGGTGCAGGTGGCCCGGCTGTCGGCGGGCGAGACGCTGCTGGTGCACGGTGGCGGCAGCGGCATCGGCACGTTCGCGATCCAGCTCGGCACCGCGCTCGGGGCCACGGTGGTGGCGACCGCCCGGGCGGCCAAGCATCCCCGGTTGCGTGAGCTGGGCGCGGTCCACCTGGTCGACTACCGGGAGCAGGATTTCGTCGAGGAGGTCCGGCGGATCACCGACGGGCGGGGCGCGGACGTCGTGCTCGACATCATGGGCGCGTCCTACCTCGGCCGGAACGTGGCCGCGCTGGCCCCGGACGGGCGGCTGGTGGTGATCGGGATGCAGGGGGGCCGCAAGGCCGAGCTGGACCTGGCCGCGCTGCTGGTCAAGCGTGGCACGGTGGCGGCCACCGCGCTGCGGTCCCGCCCGCTCGATCAGAAGGCCGCCATCGTTCGGGGGGTACGCGACGAGGTCTGGCCGCTGGTGGAGGCGGACCGGGTACACCCGGTCGTGGACCGGCGGCTGCCGATCACGGAGGTGGCGCAGGCGCACCGGCTGGTGGAGTCGAACGAGCACCTCGGCAAGGTGCTGCTCACCGTCGGCTAG
- the soxR gene encoding redox-sensitive transcriptional activator SoxR — protein sequence MQEALTIGQLAARSGVAQSALRYYERLGLIRADRTGGNQRRYHRGELRRVAFIRISQQVGISLDEIRAALDSLPASRTPTAEDWTRLSAVWRDRLDEKITLLAKLRDDLDGCVGCGCLSLQRCALNNLDDRLGAEGPGPRLALPGRGCSR from the coding sequence ATGCAGGAAGCCCTCACCATCGGTCAGCTCGCTGCCCGCAGTGGAGTGGCGCAGTCAGCCCTGCGCTACTACGAGCGGCTGGGGCTGATCCGGGCCGACCGCACCGGCGGCAACCAGCGCCGGTACCACCGTGGCGAACTGCGCCGGGTGGCGTTCATCCGGATCTCGCAGCAGGTCGGCATCTCGCTGGACGAGATCCGGGCCGCGCTCGACTCGCTGCCCGCCTCCCGTACGCCGACCGCCGAGGACTGGACCCGGCTCTCCGCCGTGTGGCGGGACCGGCTGGACGAGAAGATCACGCTGCTCGCCAAGCTCCGCGACGATCTCGACGGGTGCGTCGGCTGTGGGTGCCTGTCGCTCCAGCGCTGCGCGCTCAACAACCTCGACGACCGGCTCGGCGCGGAGGGCCCCGGCCCACGACTGGCGCTGCCAGGTCGAGGCTGCTCCCGCTAG
- a CDS encoding glycosyltransferase family 2 protein yields the protein MKLSILMPVYNEEERIADALKQALAVEYPCEIELVVVDDGSRDGTGEILGRADDARLRVITHQRNAGKGAAIRTAVAKAEGEYMVILDADLEYDPQDIPTLLAPVLDGRATVVYGNRTFGSHSAYSFWYVMGNKGVTMAANVLFNSYIGDLETCFKLMPVALYRSLDVRSRGFGMEAEVTGKLLRRRIRPYEVPISYRARGREEGKKITWRDGVEAIWILGRERARRRPGNGPAS from the coding sequence GTGAAGCTGTCGATCCTCATGCCGGTCTACAACGAGGAAGAACGCATCGCGGATGCCCTCAAGCAGGCGCTGGCGGTCGAGTACCCGTGCGAGATCGAACTCGTGGTGGTCGATGACGGCAGCCGGGACGGCACCGGGGAGATCCTGGGCCGGGCCGACGACGCGCGCCTGCGCGTGATCACGCATCAGCGCAACGCCGGCAAGGGTGCGGCCATCCGGACGGCGGTCGCCAAGGCCGAGGGTGAGTACATGGTCATCCTCGACGCGGACCTGGAGTACGACCCGCAGGACATCCCCACGCTGCTCGCCCCGGTGCTCGACGGCCGGGCGACCGTGGTCTACGGCAATCGGACCTTCGGCAGCCACAGCGCCTACAGCTTCTGGTACGTGATGGGGAACAAGGGCGTCACCATGGCGGCGAACGTGCTGTTCAACTCCTACATCGGCGACCTGGAGACCTGCTTCAAGCTGATGCCGGTGGCGCTCTACCGCTCGCTGGACGTGCGGTCCCGGGGCTTCGGCATGGAGGCCGAGGTGACCGGCAAGCTGCTGCGCCGCCGGATCCGGCCCTACGAGGTGCCGATCAGCTACCGGGCCCGGGGCCGCGAGGAGGGCAAGAAGATCACCTGGCGGGACGGTGTCGAGGCGATCTGGATTCTCGGCCGCGAGCGTGCCCGCCGCCGCCCCGGGAACGGCCCCGCCTCCTGA
- a CDS encoding phospholipid carrier-dependent glycosyltransferase, whose translation MSAAGVPFVLAPVAAVLLLTVVLRPRPVRHTAPRRLAVIRASLTVGAFAVLTVEVLGALELLTVPAFAVAWLLFLAGAGVAAARRRAVTADDPATASGTDAPPAEAGWRASVTGFWRTASRGERWLAGTVAGLLLVELLVALLAAPNNFDSQTYHLPKVERWVAQGDLSFWATAIHRQVTIPPGAEYLLLHLRLFTGGDALYHLVQWAAGVLCLLAVARVTAQLGGSRRAQLLTVFVLATTPMVTLQATSTQTDLVCAAWVVCAATVALDGLRRRAGFGELLALGAATGLTAVTKTSGLLAVGPLLVLWGLGQLRLAYADRPGVGRRLPVAPTVRTVGASVLILLVAATVVGPFLGRVYAEFGHPLGPERLRESVPMERHDPLSVVVNALRIGHTALDTPLAPLRDASAAAIIGAAGLIGVDPQDRAITFGREVFPVPSWYPAEDRVAFPLAGALVLIGAVAALRRPARISPEAAGALRAYASVVVVAVVLHTAMIKWQPWGNRLILYALAASVPLAGLWLDAVLRRSRRTGDGRSARRPIAATLAVTVLATCALAGVLAVSYGFPRRLVGEGSVFTTSDWESRFMRRPQWAEEYRWAADAVRAAEARRIGLSQRNNDWEYPWWLVLHDADGGPPELLALQSVLDHRPAADPAAMDAIVCTGSRKLCADLVPPGWRFAFRDYVGYALPTDR comes from the coding sequence ATGTCGGCCGCCGGCGTCCCGTTCGTCCTCGCTCCCGTCGCCGCTGTCCTCCTGTTGACGGTGGTGCTGCGGCCACGGCCCGTGCGGCACACCGCACCACGACGACTGGCCGTGATCCGAGCGAGTCTCACCGTCGGTGCCTTCGCGGTGCTGACCGTCGAGGTCCTGGGCGCACTGGAGCTGTTGACCGTGCCCGCGTTCGCGGTGGCCTGGCTTCTCTTCCTGGCGGGTGCCGGGGTCGCCGCCGCGCGGCGGCGGGCGGTCACTGCGGACGACCCGGCGACGGCGTCCGGCACGGACGCCCCACCGGCGGAGGCGGGCTGGCGCGCGTCCGTCACCGGTTTCTGGCGTACGGCGAGCCGGGGCGAGCGGTGGCTGGCCGGTACGGTCGCCGGGCTGCTCTTGGTCGAGCTGCTGGTCGCCCTGCTCGCCGCGCCGAACAACTTCGACTCGCAGACCTACCACCTGCCCAAGGTGGAGCGTTGGGTGGCCCAGGGCGACCTGTCGTTCTGGGCGACCGCGATCCACCGGCAGGTCACCATCCCGCCGGGCGCCGAGTACCTGCTGCTGCACCTGCGCCTGTTCACCGGCGGCGACGCGCTGTACCACCTGGTGCAGTGGGCCGCCGGGGTCCTCTGCCTGCTCGCGGTCGCCCGGGTGACCGCCCAGCTCGGCGGCAGCCGGCGAGCGCAGTTGCTCACCGTGTTCGTGCTGGCCACCACCCCGATGGTGACGCTACAGGCGACCAGCACCCAGACCGACCTGGTCTGCGCCGCCTGGGTGGTGTGCGCGGCCACGGTCGCACTGGACGGGCTGCGTCGCCGCGCCGGCTTCGGCGAGCTGCTCGCGCTCGGGGCAGCCACCGGGCTGACCGCCGTGACCAAGACCAGCGGCCTGCTCGCGGTCGGCCCGCTGCTGGTGCTCTGGGGGCTGGGCCAGCTCCGCCTGGCGTACGCGGACCGGCCGGGCGTGGGCCGTCGGCTCCCGGTCGCCCCGACCGTCCGGACGGTCGGCGCCTCGGTGCTGATCCTGCTGGTCGCCGCCACCGTGGTCGGTCCCTTCCTGGGCCGCGTGTACGCCGAGTTCGGCCACCCGCTCGGGCCGGAGCGGCTGCGCGAGTCGGTGCCGATGGAGCGGCACGACCCACTGTCGGTGGTGGTGAACGCGCTCCGCATCGGACACACCGCGTTGGACACCCCGCTGGCCCCGCTCCGGGACGCCTCCGCTGCGGCGATCATCGGCGCGGCCGGCCTGATCGGGGTGGACCCGCAGGACCGCGCGATCACCTTCGGGCGGGAGGTCTTCCCGGTGCCGTCCTGGTATCCGGCCGAGGACCGGGTGGCCTTCCCGTTGGCCGGCGCGCTGGTGCTGATCGGTGCCGTGGCGGCGCTGCGCCGTCCGGCCCGGATCAGCCCGGAGGCGGCCGGCGCGCTGCGCGCGTACGCGTCGGTGGTGGTGGTCGCGGTGGTGCTGCACACCGCGATGATCAAATGGCAGCCCTGGGGCAACCGCCTGATCCTCTACGCCCTGGCCGCCTCGGTGCCCCTGGCCGGGCTCTGGCTCGACGCCGTCCTGCGCCGGTCGCGCCGCACCGGTGACGGGCGGAGTGCACGGCGGCCGATCGCCGCGACGCTCGCGGTGACGGTGCTGGCCACCTGCGCGCTGGCCGGTGTGCTCGCGGTGTCGTACGGCTTCCCGCGTCGGCTGGTCGGGGAGGGCTCGGTCTTCACCACCTCCGACTGGGAGAGCCGCTTCATGCGACGTCCCCAGTGGGCGGAGGAGTACCGCTGGGCGGCCGACGCGGTGCGGGCCGCCGAGGCACGCCGGATCGGCCTGTCCCAACGCAACAACGACTGGGAGTATCCCTGGTGGCTGGTGCTGCACGACGCCGATGGAGGGCCGCCGGAGCTGCTGGCGCTCCAGTCGGTCCTGGACCATCGTCCGGCGGCCGACCCCGCGGCGATGGACGCGATCGTCTGCACCGGCAGCCGCAAGCTCTGTGCGGATCTCGTGCCGCCCGGCTGGCGGTTCGCATTCCGTGACTACGTGGGCTACGCCCTGCCGACGGATCGCTGA
- a CDS encoding thiolase family protein encodes MSDAVIVGAVRTPVGRRKGSLATVHPVDLSAHVLRALAERTGIDPTLVDDVVWGCVSQVGEQSWNVARNAVLAAGWPESVPGATVDRQCGSSQQALHFAAATVLSGQADLVVAGGVESMTRVPMGSSAAGGLPFSGQILARYRGVEGIAEDSPLPFNQGVGAELIARRWRLSRAQLDEFALASHEKAAAAQDAGAFEAELAPVPLADGGKFTADEGIRRDTSLEKLGELATPFHPEGVVTAGSASQISDGAAALAVTTSAWASRHGLRPLARVHIAVVAAADPVTMLTAPIPATAKALRRAGLGIEEIGVYEVNEAFAPVPLAWLAETEADPERLNPRGGAIALGHPLGGSGARIMTTMLAHMRDNGVRYGLQTMCEGGGMANATIVELL; translated from the coding sequence ATGAGTGACGCGGTTATCGTCGGCGCGGTGCGTACCCCGGTCGGGCGGCGCAAGGGCAGCCTGGCCACGGTCCACCCGGTGGACCTGTCGGCGCACGTGCTGCGTGCCCTCGCCGAACGCACCGGCATCGATCCGACGCTCGTCGACGACGTGGTCTGGGGCTGTGTCTCCCAGGTCGGCGAGCAGTCGTGGAACGTCGCCCGCAACGCCGTGCTCGCCGCCGGCTGGCCCGAGTCGGTGCCCGGCGCCACGGTGGACCGGCAGTGCGGCTCCAGCCAGCAGGCCCTGCACTTCGCCGCCGCCACCGTGCTCTCCGGGCAGGCCGACCTGGTGGTGGCCGGTGGTGTCGAGTCGATGACCCGGGTGCCGATGGGCTCCAGCGCGGCGGGTGGGCTGCCGTTCAGCGGGCAGATCCTGGCCCGCTACCGGGGCGTCGAGGGGATCGCCGAGGACTCGCCGCTGCCGTTCAACCAGGGCGTCGGCGCGGAGCTGATCGCCCGGCGCTGGCGGCTGTCGAGGGCCCAGCTCGACGAGTTCGCGCTGGCCAGCCACGAGAAGGCCGCCGCCGCCCAGGACGCCGGGGCGTTCGAGGCCGAGCTGGCCCCGGTGCCGCTGGCCGACGGCGGGAAGTTCACCGCCGACGAGGGCATCCGCCGGGACACCTCGCTGGAGAAGCTCGGCGAGCTGGCCACCCCGTTCCACCCGGAGGGCGTGGTCACCGCCGGCTCGGCCTCCCAGATCTCCGACGGCGCGGCGGCGCTCGCGGTCACCACCAGCGCGTGGGCCAGCCGGCACGGCCTGCGTCCGCTGGCCCGGGTGCACATCGCCGTGGTCGCCGCCGCCGACCCGGTCACCATGCTCACCGCGCCGATCCCGGCCACCGCGAAGGCGCTGCGCCGCGCCGGGCTGGGCATCGAGGAGATCGGCGTGTACGAGGTGAACGAGGCGTTCGCCCCGGTGCCGCTGGCCTGGCTGGCGGAGACCGAGGCGGACCCGGAGCGACTCAACCCCCGGGGCGGTGCCATCGCACTCGGGCATCCGCTCGGCGGGTCCGGTGCCCGGATCATGACGACGATGCTCGCCCACATGCGCGACAACGGGGTGCGCTACGGCCTGCAGACCATGTGCGAGGGCGGCGGGATGGCCAACGCGACCATCGTCGAACTCCTCTGA
- a CDS encoding PH domain-containing protein, translating to MTFETVAREWRVRPALPILKLVGAVGLFALGLLLADGDLLRPALGVLTGAALAAWGVRDLVAPVHLAVDADGVTVPTGWWTGRRHLPWSTIETIEVDRRAGRGVGGPVLEIDTGESLHLFTRHDLAADPDEVADALRAARPATG from the coding sequence GTGACGTTCGAGACGGTCGCCCGGGAGTGGCGGGTACGCCCCGCCCTGCCGATCCTCAAACTGGTCGGCGCGGTCGGCCTGTTCGCCCTGGGACTGCTGCTCGCCGACGGTGACCTGCTCCGGCCGGCCCTCGGCGTGCTGACCGGCGCGGCCCTCGCCGCCTGGGGCGTACGCGACCTGGTCGCACCGGTCCACCTCGCTGTGGACGCCGACGGCGTCACCGTGCCGACCGGGTGGTGGACCGGGCGACGGCACCTGCCCTGGTCGACGATCGAGACCATCGAGGTGGACCGCCGGGCCGGGCGCGGGGTGGGCGGGCCGGTGTTGGAGATCGACACCGGCGAGTCGCTGCACCTGTTCACCCGGCATGACCTCGCCGCCGACCCCGACGAGGTGGCCGACGCCCTCCGCGCCGCCCGCCCGGCGACCGGCTGA
- a CDS encoding rhomboid family intramembrane serine protease, with translation MSESPPTTPVCYRHPGRETYVRCTRCDRSICPDCMNEASVGFQCPECVAQGRRSIRPARTAFGGGETGRLGHVTKTLIGINLVVMLISIASDRGGDAAAGGAGFGGLLGGSTPLTEWGAVLGRAMFLDGSIGGVAEGQWYRLVTAMFLHYGVVHLLLNMWALWVLGRSLEAVLGPLRFIALYFIAGFGGNVAVYVFSAPNQMSAGASTAIFGLFAATFVIMRRLGRDTSAIVPILVINLIFTFTVPQISIAGHLGGLVFGALMALVLAYAPRSNRTLVQVTGGAFLLVMLLVLALFRTFTLLG, from the coding sequence GTGAGCGAATCCCCGCCGACCACCCCGGTCTGTTACCGCCACCCGGGCCGGGAGACGTACGTCCGGTGCACCCGGTGCGACCGGTCGATCTGCCCGGACTGCATGAACGAGGCGTCGGTCGGGTTCCAGTGCCCGGAGTGCGTGGCGCAGGGACGCCGCAGCATCCGGCCGGCGCGGACCGCCTTCGGCGGTGGCGAGACCGGTCGGCTCGGGCACGTGACCAAGACGCTGATCGGCATCAACCTCGTGGTGATGCTGATCTCCATCGCCTCGGACCGGGGCGGGGACGCGGCGGCGGGTGGCGCCGGTTTCGGCGGTCTGCTCGGCGGGAGCACCCCGTTGACCGAGTGGGGTGCGGTGCTCGGCCGGGCGATGTTCCTCGACGGCAGCATCGGCGGCGTCGCCGAGGGCCAGTGGTATCGCCTGGTCACCGCGATGTTCCTGCACTACGGCGTGGTGCACCTGCTGCTCAACATGTGGGCGCTCTGGGTCCTCGGCCGGTCCCTGGAGGCGGTGCTCGGGCCACTGCGCTTCATCGCGCTGTACTTCATCGCCGGCTTCGGCGGCAACGTCGCGGTCTACGTGTTCAGCGCCCCCAACCAGATGTCGGCGGGTGCCTCCACCGCCATCTTCGGCCTGTTCGCCGCGACCTTCGTGATCATGCGGCGGCTCGGTCGGGACACCTCGGCCATCGTGCCGATCCTGGTGATCAACCTGATCTTCACGTTCACCGTGCCGCAGATCTCGATCGCCGGTCACCTGGGCGGTCTGGTCTTCGGCGCGCTGATGGCCCTGGTGCTGGCCTACGCGCCCCGGTCCAACCGGACGCTGGTGCAGGTCACCGGAGGCGCGTTCCTCCTGGTGATGCTGCTGGTGCTGGCCCTGTTCCGCACCTTCACCCTGCTCGGCTGA
- a CDS encoding peptidylprolyl isomerase, with protein MAEAVYATVHTNAGPIRLELFPNHAPKTVRNFVDLAEGTREYTDPRTGKPGNGPYYDGTISHRVISGFMVQMGDPTGTGRGGPGYTFADEFHPELRFDRPYLLAMANAGPGTNGSQFFITVSPTPHLNNRHTIFGAVADEQSAKVIDSIANTPTGPSDRPLQDVVIERIEIERQSA; from the coding sequence GTGGCCGAGGCTGTCTACGCCACCGTGCACACCAACGCCGGCCCGATCCGGCTGGAACTCTTCCCGAACCACGCGCCGAAGACGGTTCGCAACTTCGTCGACCTGGCCGAGGGCACGCGTGAGTACACCGACCCGCGGACCGGCAAGCCGGGCAACGGCCCGTACTACGACGGCACCATCTCACACCGCGTGATCAGCGGGTTCATGGTCCAGATGGGTGACCCGACCGGCACCGGTCGCGGTGGCCCGGGCTACACGTTCGCCGACGAGTTCCACCCCGAGCTGCGGTTCGACCGGCCGTACCTGCTGGCGATGGCGAACGCCGGGCCCGGCACCAACGGCTCGCAGTTCTTCATCACCGTCTCGCCGACCCCGCACCTGAACAACCGGCACACCATCTTCGGTGCGGTGGCCGACGAGCAGTCCGCGAAGGTGATCGACTCGATCGCCAACACGCCGACCGGGCCGAGTGACCGGCCGTTGCAGGACGTGGTCATCGAGCGCATCGAGATCGAGCGGCAGTCGGCCTGA
- the corA gene encoding magnesium/cobalt transporter CorA → MTRRLNPDGSQRMEAPAGPRRSAVVDCALYLDGRRQGGDCGYAEALAEARRAENGFVWLGLHEPELAEMTEIAATYGLHELAVEDAVKAHQRPKLERFGEVSFLVLRTARYCQHTELTEKTDVVETGQVMLFIGPHFLISVRHGDACRLAPVREELEARRELLLHGPWAVAYAITDRVVDLYLEVSDQLEDDMDVLETEVFGRQASGRIQRIYQMKRELVEFKRAVMPLQRPLLALTAQMNREVPKEVRRYFRDVQDHLSRTVEQVNSYDDLLNSILQARLAQVTVDQNNDMRKIAAWAAIAAVWTAIAGIYGMNFEFMPELKIVYGYPVVLALMLTISLTLYRWFRRNDWL, encoded by the coding sequence GTGACCCGCCGACTCAACCCCGACGGGTCCCAGCGGATGGAGGCCCCGGCCGGTCCACGGCGCAGCGCGGTGGTCGACTGCGCGCTCTATCTCGACGGGCGACGGCAGGGCGGCGACTGCGGCTACGCCGAAGCGCTCGCCGAGGCGCGACGCGCCGAGAACGGCTTCGTCTGGCTCGGGCTGCACGAGCCGGAGCTGGCCGAGATGACCGAGATCGCCGCCACCTACGGGCTGCACGAACTGGCTGTGGAGGATGCGGTCAAGGCGCACCAGCGGCCCAAGCTGGAGCGCTTCGGCGAGGTCAGCTTCCTGGTGCTGCGGACCGCGCGCTACTGCCAGCACACCGAGCTGACCGAGAAGACCGACGTCGTGGAGACCGGGCAGGTGATGCTCTTCATCGGCCCGCACTTCCTGATCAGCGTCCGGCACGGCGACGCCTGCCGGCTGGCGCCGGTCCGCGAGGAGCTGGAGGCCCGGCGGGAGTTGCTGCTGCACGGTCCCTGGGCGGTGGCGTACGCGATCACCGACCGGGTCGTGGACCTGTACCTGGAGGTCTCCGACCAGCTTGAGGACGACATGGACGTGCTGGAGACGGAGGTCTTCGGCCGGCAGGCCAGTGGCCGGATCCAGCGGATCTATCAGATGAAGCGGGAACTGGTGGAGTTCAAGCGGGCGGTGATGCCGTTGCAGCGGCCGTTGCTCGCCCTCACCGCGCAGATGAACCGCGAGGTGCCCAAGGAGGTCCGCCGCTACTTCCGTGACGTGCAGGACCACCTCAGCCGTACCGTCGAGCAGGTCAACTCGTACGACGACCTGTTGAACTCGATCCTCCAGGCCCGACTGGCCCAGGTGACCGTCGACCAGAACAATGACATGCGCAAGATCGCCGCCTGGGCCGCCATCGCGGCGGTGTGGACGGCGATCGCCGGCATCTACGGCATGAACTTCGAGTTCATGCCCGAGCTGAAGATCGTGTACGGCTACCCGGTGGTCCTGGCGTTGATGCTCACCATCTCGCTGACGCTCTACCGGTGGTTCCGCCGCAACGACTGGCTCTGA
- a CDS encoding aminotransferase-like domain-containing protein encodes MTAEQLISFARGAPSLDIVDVEGLKAAAVRAFDADPAGVTAYGTSVGYLPLRRWIAEKHGVTAEQVLITNGSLQADAFLFDHLVRPGDAVVVERPTYDRTLLNLQRMGSEVHGVTIQPDGLDTAELRKLLESGVRPRLAHVIPNYQNPAGVTLSLDKRRELLDLAAEYEFTIFEDDPYADIRFRGEPLPSMLSMDTRNVVVHASSFTKTVCPGVRVGYLVGPADLIADIAKKATNLYISPGMVAQAIVHQFCVSGDISRSVETVRAALGERAGALGESLRRHIPEARFVEPDGGYFLWVELPEDVLVDKLAPAAAERGVAVVKGSDFVVDGGRHALRLAYSAVTADRIDEGVRRLAEAMEAVRG; translated from the coding sequence ATGACCGCCGAGCAGCTGATCTCCTTCGCCCGTGGCGCCCCCTCTCTGGACATCGTCGATGTCGAAGGGCTCAAGGCCGCCGCCGTCCGCGCGTTCGACGCCGATCCCGCCGGGGTGACCGCGTACGGCACCTCCGTCGGCTACCTGCCGCTGCGCCGGTGGATCGCGGAGAAGCACGGGGTCACGGCCGAGCAGGTGCTGATCACCAACGGTTCGTTGCAGGCGGACGCCTTCCTCTTCGACCACCTGGTCCGGCCGGGTGACGCGGTGGTGGTGGAGCGGCCGACCTACGACCGGACCCTGCTCAACCTGCAGCGGATGGGCAGCGAGGTGCACGGCGTCACCATCCAGCCGGACGGTCTGGACACCGCCGAGCTGCGCAAGCTGCTGGAGTCCGGGGTGCGTCCCCGCCTGGCGCACGTGATCCCGAACTACCAGAACCCGGCCGGCGTGACGCTCTCCCTCGACAAGCGGCGTGAGCTGCTCGACCTCGCCGCCGAGTACGAGTTCACGATCTTCGAGGACGACCCGTACGCCGACATCCGGTTCCGGGGCGAGCCGCTGCCGTCGATGCTGTCGATGGACACCCGGAACGTCGTGGTGCACGCCTCCAGCTTCACCAAGACGGTCTGCCCGGGCGTGCGGGTGGGCTACCTGGTCGGTCCGGCCGACCTGATCGCCGACATCGCGAAGAAGGCCACCAACCTCTATATCTCGCCGGGCATGGTGGCGCAGGCGATCGTGCACCAGTTCTGCGTCTCCGGCGACATCTCGCGGTCCGTCGAGACGGTCCGGGCGGCGCTCGGCGAGCGGGCCGGTGCGCTGGGCGAGTCGCTGCGGCGGCACATCCCCGAGGCCCGGTTCGTGGAGCCGGACGGCGGCTACTTCCTCTGGGTCGAGCTGCCCGAGGACGTCCTCGTCGACAAGCTCGCCCCGGCGGCTGCCGAGCGTGGCGTCGCGGTGGTCAAGGGCAGTGACTTCGTCGTGGACGGTGGCCGGCATGCGCTTCGCCTGGCGTACTCGGCGGTGACCGCCGACCGCATCGACGAGGGCGTGCGGCGGCTGGCCGAGGCGATGGAGGCAGTCCGGGGGTGA
- a CDS encoding NUDIX domain-containing protein — protein MSTEPLRCAGALIVDPDGRIFFQRRSPHRRLFPNSWDIVGGHLEPGETVEQALRREVTEETGWQVSEIIGPVGEYRYVGDDGLARVESDWLIRVDGDLTAPVLEVGKHTEYRWLGPADLDLLDEDRDVNDGLIRRIAEEAFEILGPTGS, from the coding sequence GTGTCCACCGAGCCGCTACGCTGCGCCGGAGCGCTGATCGTCGACCCCGACGGGCGCATCTTCTTCCAACGCCGCTCGCCGCACCGCCGCCTCTTCCCGAACAGTTGGGACATCGTCGGCGGACACCTCGAACCCGGCGAAACCGTCGAACAGGCGCTACGTCGGGAGGTCACCGAGGAGACCGGCTGGCAGGTCTCGGAGATCATCGGCCCGGTCGGCGAGTACCGGTACGTCGGCGACGACGGCCTGGCCCGGGTCGAGAGCGACTGGCTGATCCGGGTCGACGGCGACCTGACCGCGCCGGTCCTGGAGGTCGGCAAGCACACCGAGTACCGCTGGCTCGGCCCGGCCGACCTCGACCTGCTCGACGAGGACCGGGACGTCAACGACGGGCTGATCCGGCGGATCGCCGAGGAAGCCTTCGAGATCCTGGGTCCGACCGGTTCGTGA